Within Bacillus sp. E(2018), the genomic segment ATGATAGAATCCTTCGTAGCCTTCCGTATGTTCTGGTGACTCATCCACAGGAAGTTTTCCGTTCAATTCCATCGCAATTTTCGCAGCATTAACCATCTTATTCTTTGCTGATCCGGGATGGATGTTCTTTCCTAAAATACGAATTCTTGCACTGGCAGCGTTAAAACTCTCATACTCCAATTCACCTAAAGGGCCACCATCCATCGTATAGGCATACTTTGCTCCAAACGCTGCCACATCAAACTTATGAGGACCGCGTCCAATCTCTTCATCGGGAGTGAAAGCCACTCTTATTTTTCCATGCTTAATCTCTGGATGTTCGCTCAAATACTTCATCGCCGTCATGATTTCAGCGATGCCTGCCTTATTATCTGCACCGAGCAATGTTGTGCCGTCTGTTGTGATTAATGTATGCCCCTTATAATCTTTTAAACTAGGAAAGTCTTTTGGAGACAATTCGATATGTAAGTCTTCGTTTAAGATAATCGTTTCTCCATCATAGTTTTCAACGATCTGCGGTTTAACATTTGTTCCTGTAAAATCTGTAGCTGTATCCACGTGTGCAAGAAAACCAATGACCGGAATTTCTTTATGTGAATTCGATGGTAGGGTTGCCATAACATAGCCGTTTTCGTCTACCGTCACTTCTTCCATGCCTATTTCTTTTAACTCTTCAACAAGCATGTTCGCTAGCGTCCACTGACCCTCTGTTGATGGAGTCGTGTCACTACTTCTATCAGATTGTGTATCTACTTTTACGTATGTAATAAAACGATCCATTATTTCCTGTTTCAATTTTCAATCAACTCCTATTGTTTTGCTTTATGATAGCATGTTTTACAAAACATTACATATTGCTAAATTATTAAAAAATGTACGCTTTTAATCCTCTTGATGTCTAATCAACTTGTCCTTTTTCTGCATATGATGTATTACCAGCACCAAACAAAGGTGTTGTGAAAATAATGGGGTGATTTAAATGGGTTGTTGGAAAAAAGACAAATGTGAGTCTTCTTCAAGCTATATCTATCTAAAATGTAAGCGTTGCAAGAAAAAGAAGAAAAAAAGCTGCGGCTGTCACAAAAAACATTAATTAAAAGAAGGAGTCCAGTGTTGGGCTCCTTTTCAACTATCTTTCTATTTAGAACTTAGACCAAAAGCAATTCCGATCGCCATTTCAATTCCCTTAAACTTGCTACGTTTTTTCATAATCGGCTCACCTCCTTTAAAAATAAGGAACCCGAGAGCACGCACTTATGAAATTATTCTTGAGGATATGTTTTCAATAAAAACTCAATTGACTTATTAATCAGTTTTACTAAGATATCCTCATCTACATCAGCTAGTTTATTAATGTATACACAAGCGGCACCCGTTGTATGTTTGCCGAAGTGTTCAAGCAGCTCAGCACGTTCCGGATCTCCTGGAGCAAAATACAGACTGATCTTAGCTTTTCTTGGTGAGAAGCCAACAAGTGGTGCATCCCCTTCATGCCCTGTCTTGTATTTGTAATGATAGGAGCCGAATCCGATAATACTCGGTCCCCACATCTTCGCTTCAAAACCAGTCGTTTCCGAAAAGATATCTAACAACTTATAAGCATCTTCTCTCTTTTTTGGACTATCAACATTCTCAATAAACTCAACAACACTCTGCTCAGTTTCTTTAGTTTTTTGCTCGTACATAATAAGCTCCTTTTTTTATATGAAATTTTGAAGTGAAAGCTTCTATATCTTAACCTTCTACAATCTTAGCAAATCCCCTTTCTTACTTCCCCTTTCAATTTCCTGATTGTAAAGTGTTTTATAAGATTGTATACTACTAATTGAGAATGATAATCAATGTTAAATGTTCCAAAAAGGAGCGAATATTATGGATCAACAAAACACTTTTGATATAACCATTATCGGCGGAGGTCCAGCAGGCCTTTATTCAGCTTTTTACAGTGGTCTTCGAGAAATGAAGACTAAAATTATAGAGTTTCAACCGCAGTTAGGCGGTAAGATACATGTCTATCCAGAAAAGATGATTTGGGATGTTGGAGGACATACACCTCTTCCAGGTGCAAAACTTATTGAAAAACTTGTTGAGCAAGGACTTACGTTTAATCCTGAAGTAGTACTGAATGAAAAAGTAGAATCAATTTCACAAGATGAGAATGGTAATTTTATTTTGCAGGGATCTTCCGGTGAGCAGCATTTTTCTAAAACTGTTATCGTTGCCGTTGGAAGCGGTATCTTAAACCCTCAGCGATTAGATATTGAAGGAGCTGAACGGTTTGAAGTGTCAAACTTAAACTATACCGT encodes:
- the pepT gene encoding peptidase T, which produces MKQEIMDRFITYVKVDTQSDRSSDTTPSTEGQWTLANMLVEELKEIGMEEVTVDENGYVMATLPSNSHKEIPVIGFLAHVDTATDFTGTNVKPQIVENYDGETIILNEDLHIELSPKDFPSLKDYKGHTLITTDGTTLLGADNKAGIAEIMTAMKYLSEHPEIKHGKIRVAFTPDEEIGRGPHKFDVAAFGAKYAYTMDGGPLGELEYESFNAASARIRILGKNIHPGSAKNKMVNAAKIAMELNGKLPVDESPEHTEGYEGFYHLTGLRGDVEQTDMSYIIRDHDKELFQKRKDRMQEIVDELREKYGQDKIQLEMNDTYYNMKEKIEPVKEIVDLASQAMEKLNIKPNIKPIRGGTDGSQLSFMGLPTPNIFTGGENYHGRHEYISVDNMVKATHVIIELVQLFEQEG
- a CDS encoding DUF1801 domain-containing protein — its product is MYEQKTKETEQSVVEFIENVDSPKKREDAYKLLDIFSETTGFEAKMWGPSIIGFGSYHYKYKTGHEGDAPLVGFSPRKAKISLYFAPGDPERAELLEHFGKHTTGAACVYINKLADVDEDILVKLINKSIEFLLKTYPQE